A segment of the Capnocytophaga sp. ARDL2 genome:
TATGTAGCTAATTTATAAAGAATATTTATGATTTCAAAATTTAATTTCAAAGTTAAAAAATAATATGAGATGCTTTTCGTAAAAAGAAAATCCCATTACAAAAAAAGCTGCTATCCTATTCCATTGACGGTTTTCAGATAACAGCTTAAGTATAAAAAAATGAAGAAAAACTATTTTACAAATGGAATTGCTGGTAATAACTTCGAACTTACCTCTCCAAATCCGATGCGTACACCGTCTTTTTCGCAATATCCTTTCATTACTACCGTATCATTGTCTTGAATAAATGTACGCTCAGTTCCGTCTGGCATTGCAATAGGATTTTGTCCTGCCCAAGTCAATTCCAACATCGAACCAAAACTGTCTTTTTCAGACCCCGAAATCGTTCCTGATCCCATCAAATCTCCCGAAGACACCAAACATCCGTTTACCGTATGGTGAGCCAACTGCTGACTCATCGTCCAGTACATATATTTAAAGTTGGATTTACATACCGTTTGCGATACTCCACTTTCGGTCTCGATGATTACTTCCAAATTGATATCAAACGCATGGTCTCCTGTTTGTTGCAAATACGGAAGTGGTTTTGGCTCTTCCTGTACTGGACTTGCACATCTAAATGGCTCCAACGCATCCAATGCTACTACCCAACAAGAGATAGACGACGCAAAGTTTTTCGCCAAAAATGGCCCAAGCGGCACATATTCCCACGCTTGAATATCACGAGCCGACCAATCGTTCAATAGCACCATACCAAAAATAGCATCTTCTGCTTTTTCTACAGGTACTCTCTGCCCCATTTCGTTGGCATCTGTTGTGATAAAAGCTGTTTCCAACTCAAAATCTACGCGTTTAGACTCACCAAAAACTGGCAATGTTTCACCTTTTGGCAACGATTGTCCCACAGGTCTGTGTACAGGCACCCCCGACGGAACGATGGTCGAACTTCTACCATG
Coding sequences within it:
- the fahA gene encoding fumarylacetoacetase — translated: MNIFANNPALKSWLEVSAQSDFPIQNIPFGVFTDENDRVHIATRIGDYAISLSVLEELGYFIDIDFDGEVLHDETLNAFISEGKAVWRAVRNRIAEIFEANNPKLRDDAEARAEVIFDLDKVLVELPVYVGDYTDFYSSREHATNVGMMFRDPNNALLPNWLHIPVGYHGRSSTIVPSGVPVHRPVGQSLPKGETLPVFGESKRVDFELETAFITTDANEMGQRVPVEKAEDAIFGMVLLNDWSARDIQAWEYVPLGPFLAKNFASSISCWVVALDALEPFRCASPVQEEPKPLPYLQQTGDHAFDINLEVIIETESGVSQTVCKSNFKYMYWTMSQQLAHHTVNGCLVSSGDLMGSGTISGSEKDSFGSMLELTWAGQNPIAMPDGTERTFIQDNDTVVMKGYCEKDGVRIGFGEVSSKLLPAIPFVK